DNA from Mucilaginibacter mallensis:
AATTATCTCCACGCGTCATTGCGAGGTACGAAGCAATCTCTATGCAATACGGAGCAGGTTGATTTATCTATTGAGTCGCATGGTATCGCTCATAGCCGCTAAGGCCTATTTCTTTTGTCTTGATACAAAAGAAACAAAAAATCAAGTCAGCAGAAATGCTTCTTTACCGCACAAAGCCTCTGCGCTGCAAATCAGGCAAAACCTGGGCTGCTATATTTTTACCCCCTGCTTCGCCGCTCATGCCCCACGCTTCAGTAAAAATCTGCTATGCCCTGCCATTACGCAAGGCCACCATCGTTTTGCCTGATTTCACCCGAAGCTGTTCTACTGACGGGGGAAGAAGCTTAACTGAAACGGATCAAAAAAGCGTCGGCCCTGACAACAAGGGCGGGCCAGCGTAGGCGGGAATGCCGGTTTAGCTTTTTGTGTGATGGGAGATACGAAGTATCGAACAGCGAAAAAAGCGTGAAGAACCGGCAGGGAGCTGGGAAGCATCCTTGTTGTCTTGATTTTTTTGGTTACTTTTTGTATCAAGACAAAAAGTGACTTCTTAGCGAAAAGCGATACCATGTGACAAGTCTGCAACATGCAATTCGCCGGGATTGCTTGTTCCCCCATGACGCCGGGTAAGAGACAAGATATACTAATACTGAATCTTTATCTCCTTATTCTCATTAACAAACAAACTATAATCAGTACCATCACCGGTATTCGGCCATATCTTCGTATCCTTGCCATTTACTTTAAAGGTTTTCAGGTGCCCTTTAAAACCATGTAGTACCAGCTCAATCTTATTATATTTTGATACGAATGAACCTTCAACAGCTGATAAACTGATCACATTTTTTGCAGGATCAAAGCTGATATTACGTTTGTAATAAACACCTTTTTGATAATCATAAGATGAACCATCATCCTCATAATAAACAAATGAATTAGCTGCTGAACCATACCAAACATTGATTTTCAGGATCCCATCACCTTTTTCGCTGGTGCTTTGTACCAGGTTTTGCATGGGGATAATGGCGCTGCCTTTTATAAATACGGGTAGATCTGTTAACGGAGCGGGTGCATTAATGATCCGGCCGCCCACAAATTTCTCACCACTGCTCAAGCGGTACCATTCGCCTTTGGGCAGGTAAACATCTTCATTAAACTTAGTACTTTCAACCGGGGCAACCAAAATGGCATCGCCGAACATAAACTGGTTTTGGAAATGCTCGGAGAAGATACTGTCCTCCTGTGTGTAATCAATAGCCAACGTGCGACTTAACGGCAAGCCCGTTTGGTGTGATTGATAATAACCGGAATAAATATAAGGCAGCAATTTATAACGCTGTTCTATATCCTTGCGAATGATAGCCTCATTATCCTTGCCCCAGCGCCATGGTTCGCGGTAATTGGTACCTTGCGCGGCGTGGTTACGGAACATGGGCGTATACACCCCTAATGAGTTCCAGCGGACCATCAGCTCAGGTGTTGGGTTGCCTGTAAACCCGCCAATGTCCACCCCTACCAATGACATGCCTGTTATACCCAAACTATTCACCAAGCGCTGACCGAGCAGCATATGCGCGTCATAGGCAGAGTTATCCCCCGTCCACACGGCTGAGAAGCGTTGTGTGCCTGAATAAGCCGCGCGTGTAAGCACGAACGGTCTTTTATTTCCTAAGATCTTTTTAGTACCTAAATAGGTAGCCTCGGCCATTTGCATACCGTAAACATTACGTATCTCGGGCATATAATACTTGCCGAATTTCACCATCCACGGGATGCTTTGATTCCATACAGCGGGTTCATTCATATCATTCCAGAAACCCTCAACACCAGGCTCGGTTAAAGCGGTAAATGATGCCCCCCACCAGTCGCGCACCGCCTTGTCTGTAAAATTGGGGAAATAACAGCGGCCAGGCCATACGCTGCCAATGTATTTTTCACCATCGGGATAGGTGGCAAAATATCCTTTGGCTACACCCTCATCATGTTGTTTATAGCCATCCTCAACCTTAATACCCGGGTCAACAATAGTAACGAGGTGAAAGTTCATGGCTTTAAGCTTGTCTATCATCCCTTTCGGATCAGGGAAAGTCTGCTTGTTCCAGGTAAATATTTTATAGTGATCCATGTAATCAATATCGCAATACACTACATCGGCAGGGATCTTATCTTCTCGTAATTTACTGGCGATGTCAAGCACTTCCTCAGCGCTCATATAGCTCCAGCGACATTGCTGATAGCCAAGGCTCCAGAGCGGCGGCATTTCCATTCTGCCGGTTAGCCAGGTATAATCCTCAATAATCTGCGCCACGCTTTGCGCGCCGAAAAAATAATAGTTCATATCACCGCCATCGGCACCAAACCAGCTCATTTGCTCATCGGTTGAGGCTCCGAAATCGAAATAACTTTTATGTGTATTATCAAAAAACAGCCCGTAGCTCAGGCCATTGTGCAGGCCCACAAAAAATGGGAAGGTTTCATATAAAGGGTCCGTTTTAGGGCCATGATCGGGAGCATCGGTATTCCAGTTCACATAAGCGCTTCCCCTGCGGTCAAGATTACCCGTCTTTTCACCCAAACCAATGAACCGCTCATCCTTATATAGTTTGCGGTAATTAACTACTCTTGTCCCCTGCCAGTTAGTGCCAAAACGTGGATCATCCTCGCTCAGCACCTTACCATCAGCAGTAGAAAAATCAAACCTCAGTGGCGATTTGTTGATATGCAATGTTAATGCTGAAGTACTTACGGTAATATCAGTAGCAGTTTCCTTATAATTTAAAGTAGATTCAGGATCTTTTACCACCGCGAATGAACTATCAGCACTATGCTCCTTGCTGATGCTTACCCTTATAATAGTAGGACTATATACCCAAACTCTTGCTTCGGCTTCTTTTGTTTTGATAAGCAAAACGTTATTTTGCTGTGTTACGCTTTCGGCATTTCCTAATATTTCTGTATCCATATGTTGCTGGGCAAACAGGTTAGATGAATAAATTACTAACAGGATAACGAGCGAATAACAATAACGTTTCATTTTTTACGAATTGGTAGATTCAAATGTAATAATTCTTCGGGAACGTTGCCGGAAGAATGGAAAAATATCAATCTAAAACAATAAATGAGTTATTATAATCCTTTCTTCCCGTTAACAAACATTAGCTTCTTTATTTCATAAAGCTCTTTTTCAGAAACGGCGCTTTTTGGAAAATAGGTGCTTTGTGTATCATTAAACCAAATAGAAAACCATTGTTTGTTTTCAGAAAACTTAGTAATGCTGTCCCATCCCCTCCATGTTAAAGATGATTTGCTTTTTATTTCAACACCTGTTTCATCTATTTTCCAAAACATTTCTTCTCCAATATTCGGAGTTGATTTATACATGTTTTTTGCATTTATATAAGGCCTAATAAACAACACTAACACAAATGCTGAAAATATTATCAAATCAGTTATTTCATGCGAGGTTTTGAAATTATTATACGTTGCAAAACCAAAAGTGATTACAAACAGCCATATTATAGTTCCTTGCCAGCTTCTACGGCCTTGATATGATCTTTGTAAATTAAGCTTCATATAAGTTTTATAGTCAAGCTTTGTTGAAAAGGTAATAGGATTCATTTTAATTCGAGTAGGTTGAATATAATAACAGCTTAAAGATATCCCAAACCTAATACAAAAACAAAGCGTCATTGCTGTAAAGGTCAGATAATTCGGTAACAGAATTAGCTTTAAACAAATAAGCTAAGAAAGTTATGCGCAACATTAATAATGACCTCACATTAAAACGGAATTATCTGAATAAGTACCGTTTTCTGATCAGCGAATATGAGCAGGTTAAACGGGGTGAACATCTGAACTACAGGTTTGCCAAAGAGTTTTATGCGGCCCATGATACCGATCCAAGGAGTTTTTTACTGTATTATAACCGTTTTAAACAATCAGGTAATGAACAGGATCTGCTGCCTGCCAAACGAGGGCCAAAGTACAGTACACGACGCCCCGCTCCTGAAGATGAGCAGCAAGTACTTGACCTTCGGTTGAGGGGCTGCAATAAGTTCGAGATAGCCGACCAGTTTAAGCAAAAAGCTAATAACTTTACGCCATCGCCTTCAGGCGTATACAACATCCTGAAGCGGCACAATAAGAACCGTTTAACCGTCGCAGATAAAGAAGTAAAGCGAAAGATCATCAAAGAACGTATGGGCCAGTTAGGACATATTGACTGTCATCACCTGAGTAAAAGCGTGATCAGGGGACAAAGCAGGAAGCTTTACCTGATTTGCGTATTGGACGATTATTCCCGCCTGGCCTGGGTACAGGTGATGCCGGACATCACCGCGCTTACCACTATGTTTACTGCCCTGCATTGCATGCAGGCACTTAAGCGGGAGTTCGGTATCCAGTTCGAGGAGGTCATTGCTGATAATGGCCCGGAGTTCGGTACTTCCACCAGTTTGCAAAAACGCAACCATCCCTTCGAAAGAATGCTGATGGAAACAGGCATTAAGCGCCGTTATATGCAGCCTTACCGGCCACAAACCAACGGCAAGGTGGAACGCTTCTGGCGAACGCTTAAAGAAGACCTGATTGAAGATACAGACTTTGACAGTCTAGAAGAATTGGAAGACGAACTCTTAAAGTATCTCGTCTACTACAACTGGGAACGTCCACATCAAGGCATCAACGGCAAAAAACCTATCGATATGGCCTCCCTAAACAACAAAAAATAATACCTAATTCTGTTACCGAATTACTAAACCCTTACAATTGCGAGGTACGAAGCAATTCCTAACTATACAGAGCGGTTCTGCTAATCGGGGATTACTTCGGACCTCGCAATGACGCGTGGGTTATGTTTTGTTGGTCTTAATTGATTCACATATCCTGTAAATCAATTAAATCCTTAAATCCTGGTTCTCTTACGCCCAAAGATTCTCCGGATAAACACCGCTGTTTACCAAATCAGAGATGCATTTCTGTACGATAGGCTTATCTTCTTTATAAGTAACACCAAACCATTTTGATGCAGTTGGGATCACTTTAAATGAGGCAGTGCCGCTTTTTATCAACTCATCAGCAACTAAAGGGATAAAGAATTCTGATTTTGGTTTATCCTCATTAGCCTCAACAAACCTTTTGAACATGGGCTCGCTTTGCTTAAATACTGCCGGACTAAAGCCCCAGAAGTTCATTGATACACGGGTATCAGTAGATAATGGTGTTTCAACGCCACCTTCTTCATACACTACGCCGCCATCTTTAAAGTAAACCTGGGTACGCTCGTTGATCTCAACCATGTTGCCGTTTTCATCAACCTTACAAACACCGCGCGATACTGAACCATATTCAGATAATGTTTTATCAATCTGGTAGCCTACCAAAGAGTATGTATCATCACTAACTTCGGTAGTTAAAAATTTAGCCATTTTTTCAAATGAGTCATAACCATAAAAGTCGTCCGCATTAATAACGCAGAATGGTTCATTAATTTGGTTACGGGCAGCTAATACCGCATGTGCAGTACCCCATGGTTTTGCACGCTCAATAGTTTTATCAATACCAAATTGGGTAAGGTCATAACTTTGATAAACGTAATCTGTTTCGATACGCCCCTTTAGCTTAGGCTCAAAAATAGCCTTAAAATTGTCAGCAAACTCCTCGCGAATAATGAAGCTAACCTTACCGAAACCGGCTTTTATAGCATCATAAATAGAGTAATCAATTATTGTTTCGCCATTAGGACCAAAGCCGTCAACTTGTTTCATGCTTCCATAGCGGCTGGCCATACCCGCGGCCAGTATCAGTAATGTAGGTTTCATATATTCTTTAGGTGTGTTTTATTAACTGTAAATATGACATTTTTATTTGATCATTTTCATAAACTTCGTAACCTTTATACCGTTTTTTTAGCAAAAAT
Protein-coding regions in this window:
- a CDS encoding integrase core domain-containing protein; the encoded protein is MRNINNDLTLKRNYLNKYRFLISEYEQVKRGEHLNYRFAKEFYAAHDTDPRSFLLYYNRFKQSGNEQDLLPAKRGPKYSTRRPAPEDEQQVLDLRLRGCNKFEIADQFKQKANNFTPSPSGVYNILKRHNKNRLTVADKEVKRKIIKERMGQLGHIDCHHLSKSVIRGQSRKLYLICVLDDYSRLAWVQVMPDITALTTMFTALHCMQALKREFGIQFEEVIADNGPEFGTSTSLQKRNHPFERMLMETGIKRRYMQPYRPQTNGKVERFWRTLKEDLIEDTDFDSLEELEDELLKYLVYYNWERPHQGINGKKPIDMASLNNKK
- a CDS encoding nucleotidyltransferase family protein, encoding MKPTLLILAAGMASRYGSMKQVDGFGPNGETIIDYSIYDAIKAGFGKVSFIIREEFADNFKAIFEPKLKGRIETDYVYQSYDLTQFGIDKTIERAKPWGTAHAVLAARNQINEPFCVINADDFYGYDSFEKMAKFLTTEVSDDTYSLVGYQIDKTLSEYGSVSRGVCKVDENGNMVEINERTQVYFKDGGVVYEEGGVETPLSTDTRVSMNFWGFSPAVFKQSEPMFKRFVEANEDKPKSEFFIPLVADELIKSGTASFKVIPTASKWFGVTYKEDKPIVQKCISDLVNSGVYPENLWA
- a CDS encoding YcxB family protein gives rise to the protein MNPITFSTKLDYKTYMKLNLQRSYQGRRSWQGTIIWLFVITFGFATYNNFKTSHEITDLIIFSAFVLVLFIRPYINAKNMYKSTPNIGEEMFWKIDETGVEIKSKSSLTWRGWDSITKFSENKQWFSIWFNDTQSTYFPKSAVSEKELYEIKKLMFVNGKKGL
- a CDS encoding glycoside hydrolase family 31 protein; protein product: MKRYCYSLVILLVIYSSNLFAQQHMDTEILGNAESVTQQNNVLLIKTKEAEARVWVYSPTIIRVSISKEHSADSSFAVVKDPESTLNYKETATDITVSTSALTLHINKSPLRFDFSTADGKVLSEDDPRFGTNWQGTRVVNYRKLYKDERFIGLGEKTGNLDRRGSAYVNWNTDAPDHGPKTDPLYETFPFFVGLHNGLSYGLFFDNTHKSYFDFGASTDEQMSWFGADGGDMNYYFFGAQSVAQIIEDYTWLTGRMEMPPLWSLGYQQCRWSYMSAEEVLDIASKLREDKIPADVVYCDIDYMDHYKIFTWNKQTFPDPKGMIDKLKAMNFHLVTIVDPGIKVEDGYKQHDEGVAKGYFATYPDGEKYIGSVWPGRCYFPNFTDKAVRDWWGASFTALTEPGVEGFWNDMNEPAVWNQSIPWMVKFGKYYMPEIRNVYGMQMAEATYLGTKKILGNKRPFVLTRAAYSGTQRFSAVWTGDNSAYDAHMLLGQRLVNSLGITGMSLVGVDIGGFTGNPTPELMVRWNSLGVYTPMFRNHAAQGTNYREPWRWGKDNEAIIRKDIEQRYKLLPYIYSGYYQSHQTGLPLSRTLAIDYTQEDSIFSEHFQNQFMFGDAILVAPVESTKFNEDVYLPKGEWYRLSSGEKFVGGRIINAPAPLTDLPVFIKGSAIIPMQNLVQSTSEKGDGILKINVWYGSAANSFVYYEDDGSSYDYQKGVYYKRNISFDPAKNVISLSAVEGSFVSKYNKIELVLHGFKGHLKTFKVNGKDTKIWPNTGDGTDYSLFVNENKEIKIQY